The following are from one region of the Streptomyces changanensis genome:
- a CDS encoding putative quinol monooxygenase: MTETVIRTEDNLLTLINVFEVEASKQDELVALLNEGVEKVFRHRPGFVSATVLVGKDGTKVVNLAQWRSQEDIQATLADPAAQEYGRKTAALGKPAPGVYSVASVFGAA, encoded by the coding sequence ATGACTGAAACGGTGATTCGCACGGAAGACAATCTGCTCACCCTCATCAACGTCTTCGAGGTGGAGGCCTCGAAGCAGGACGAACTCGTGGCGCTCCTCAACGAGGGCGTCGAGAAGGTGTTCCGGCACCGGCCCGGGTTCGTCTCGGCGACCGTGCTCGTCGGCAAGGACGGCACGAAGGTCGTGAACCTCGCCCAGTGGCGCAGCCAGGAGGACATCCAGGCGACCCTCGCCGACCCCGCCGCCCAGGAGTACGGCCGCAAGACGGCCGCCCTCGGCAAGCCCGCGCCGGGCGTCTACTCGGTGGCATCGGTCTTCGGCGCCGCCTGA
- a CDS encoding aconitate hydratase — MSANSFDARSTLRVGDESYEIFRLDKVEGSARLPYSLKVLLENLLRTEDGANITADHIRALGGWDSQAQPSQEIQFTPARVIMQDFTGVPCVVDLATMREAVKELGGDPSKINPLAPAELVIDHSVIADKFGTAEAFGQNVELEYGRNKERYQFLRWGQTAFDEFKVVPPGTGIVHQVNIEHLARTVMVRGGQAYPDTLVGTDSHTTMVNGLGVLGWGVGGIEAEAAMLGQPVSMLIPRVVGFKLTGELPTGTTATDLVLTITEMLRKHGVVGKFVEFYGEGVAATSLANRATIGNMSPEFGSTAAIFPIDDETLKYLKLTGRSEQQVALVEAYAKEQGLWLDPAAEPDFSEKLELDLSTVVPSIAGPKRPQDRIVLAEAAEQFKRDVLNYVEAGVTGGDDRKPGVPQQEQPHGVASPVDEASAESFPASDAPAYGHDDNGAGAPQHDEATGEAVPSRPVTVTAADGSTYEIDHGAVTVAAITSCTNTSNPYVMVAAALVAKKAVEKGLTRKPWVKTTLAPGSKVVTDYFDKAGLTPYLDKVGFNLVGYGCTTCIGNSGPLPEEVSKAVNDHDLAVTSVLSGNRNFEGRINPDVKMNYLASPPLVVAYALAGSMKVDITKDALGTDQDGNPVFLKDIWPSEAEVNDVVANAIGEDMFNKSYQDVFAGDAQWQALSIPTGDTFEWDPQSTYVRKPPYFEGMTMETTPVADITGARVLAKLGDSVTTDHISPAGAIKADTPAGQYLTEHGVERRDFNSYGSRRGNHEVMIRGTFANIRLRNQIAPGTEGGYTRDFTRADEGAPVSFIYDASRNYIEQGIPLVVLAGKEYGSGSSRDWAAKGTALLGVKAVIAESYERIHRSNLIGMGVLPLQFPEGASAESLGLTGEETFSIAGVTELNEGTTPRTVKVTTDTGVEFDAVVRIDTPGEADYYRNGGIMQYVLRNLIRG; from the coding sequence GTGTCGGCGAACAGCTTCGACGCCCGCAGCACGCTGCGCGTGGGCGACGAGTCGTACGAGATCTTCCGGCTGGACAAGGTGGAGGGCTCCGCCCGCCTGCCGTACAGCCTCAAGGTCCTGCTGGAGAACCTGCTCCGCACCGAGGACGGCGCGAACATCACCGCCGACCACATCCGGGCCCTCGGCGGGTGGGACTCCCAGGCGCAGCCGAGCCAGGAGATCCAGTTCACCCCCGCCCGCGTGATCATGCAGGACTTCACCGGTGTGCCGTGTGTGGTGGACCTCGCCACCATGCGTGAGGCCGTCAAGGAGCTCGGCGGCGACCCGTCGAAGATCAACCCGCTCGCCCCGGCCGAGCTGGTCATCGACCACTCCGTCATCGCCGACAAGTTCGGCACCGCGGAGGCCTTCGGCCAGAACGTCGAGCTGGAGTACGGCCGCAACAAGGAGCGCTACCAGTTCCTGCGCTGGGGCCAGACCGCCTTCGACGAGTTCAAGGTCGTCCCGCCCGGCACCGGCATCGTCCACCAGGTGAACATCGAGCACCTGGCCCGCACCGTCATGGTCCGGGGCGGCCAGGCGTACCCCGACACCCTCGTCGGCACCGACTCCCACACCACCATGGTCAACGGCCTCGGTGTGCTCGGCTGGGGCGTCGGTGGCATCGAGGCCGAGGCCGCCATGCTGGGTCAGCCGGTCTCCATGCTCATCCCGCGCGTCGTCGGCTTCAAGCTGACCGGCGAGCTGCCCACCGGCACCACCGCCACCGACCTGGTGCTCACCATCACCGAGATGCTGCGCAAGCACGGCGTCGTCGGCAAGTTCGTCGAGTTCTACGGTGAGGGCGTCGCCGCCACCTCCCTCGCGAACCGCGCCACCATCGGCAACATGTCGCCCGAGTTCGGCTCCACCGCCGCGATCTTCCCGATCGACGACGAGACGCTGAAGTACCTCAAGCTCACCGGCCGCTCCGAGCAGCAGGTCGCGCTCGTCGAGGCGTACGCCAAGGAGCAGGGCCTGTGGCTGGACCCGGCCGCCGAGCCGGACTTCTCCGAGAAGCTGGAGCTCGACCTCTCCACGGTCGTCCCCTCCATCGCCGGCCCGAAGCGCCCGCAGGACCGCATCGTCCTCGCCGAGGCCGCCGAGCAGTTCAAGCGTGACGTCCTCAACTACGTCGAGGCGGGCGTGACCGGCGGCGACGACCGCAAGCCGGGCGTCCCGCAGCAGGAGCAGCCGCACGGCGTGGCCTCCCCCGTCGACGAGGCGAGCGCCGAGTCGTTCCCGGCCTCCGACGCCCCGGCGTACGGCCACGACGACAACGGCGCCGGCGCCCCGCAGCACGACGAGGCCACGGGCGAGGCGGTCCCGTCCCGCCCGGTCACCGTCACCGCCGCCGACGGCTCGACGTACGAGATCGACCACGGCGCCGTCACCGTCGCCGCGATCACCTCCTGCACCAACACCTCGAACCCGTACGTCATGGTCGCCGCGGCGCTCGTGGCGAAGAAGGCGGTCGAGAAGGGCCTGACCCGCAAGCCGTGGGTCAAGACCACCCTCGCCCCGGGCTCGAAGGTCGTCACCGACTACTTCGACAAGGCGGGCCTCACCCCGTACCTCGACAAGGTCGGCTTCAACCTCGTCGGCTACGGCTGCACCACCTGCATCGGCAACTCCGGCCCGCTGCCGGAGGAGGTCTCCAAGGCGGTCAACGACCACGACCTCGCGGTCACCTCGGTCCTCTCCGGCAACCGGAACTTCGAGGGCCGGATCAACCCCGACGTCAAGATGAACTACCTGGCCTCCCCGCCGCTGGTCGTCGCGTACGCCCTCGCGGGTTCCATGAAGGTGGACATCACCAAGGACGCCCTCGGCACCGACCAGGACGGCAACCCGGTCTTCCTGAAGGACATCTGGCCCTCCGAGGCCGAGGTGAACGACGTCGTCGCCAACGCCATCGGCGAGGACATGTTCAACAAGTCCTACCAGGACGTCTTCGCGGGCGACGCCCAGTGGCAGGCGCTGTCCATCCCGACCGGCGACACCTTCGAGTGGGACCCGCAGTCCACCTACGTGCGCAAGCCCCCGTACTTCGAGGGCATGACCATGGAGACGACGCCGGTCGCCGACATCACCGGCGCCCGCGTCCTCGCCAAGCTGGGCGACTCGGTCACCACCGACCACATCTCCCCGGCCGGCGCCATCAAGGCCGACACCCCGGCCGGCCAGTACCTCACGGAGCACGGCGTCGAGCGCCGCGACTTCAACAGCTACGGCTCGCGCCGCGGCAACCACGAGGTCATGATCCGCGGCACGTTCGCCAACATCCGCCTGCGCAACCAGATCGCGCCGGGCACCGAGGGCGGCTACACCCGCGACTTCACCCGGGCCGACGAAGGTGCTCCGGTGTCGTTCATCTACGACGCCTCCCGCAACTACATCGAGCAGGGCATCCCGCTCGTCGTCCTGGCCGGCAAGGAGTACGGCTCCGGCTCGTCCCGCGACTGGGCCGCCAAGGGCACCGCGCTCCTCGGCGTCAAGGCCGTCATCGCCGAGTCCTACGAGCGCATCCACCGCTCGAACCTCATCGGCATGGGCGTCCTGCCGCTCCAGTTCCCGGAGGGCGCGTCCGCCGAGTCGCTCGGCCTGACCGGCGAGGAGACCTTCTCCATCGCGGGCGTCACCGAGCTGAACGAGGGCACCACGCCCCGCACGGTGAAGGTCACCACCGACACCGGCGTCGAGTTCGACGCGGTCGTCCGCATCGACACCCCCGGCGAGGCGGACTACTACCGCAACGGCGGCATCATGCAGTACGTGCTGCGCAACCTGATCCGCGGCTGA
- a CDS encoding DUF4291 domain-containing protein yields the protein MEEPHQRVRALRTDTTVTVYQAYSPAIGLPAAREGRFPASWKRDRMTWIKPSFLWMMYRCGWAAKEAQETVLAVEIRRAGFEWALRHACLSHYRAGLHASPEAWRRELRDAPARVQWDPERDLHLRPLPYRSLQLGLAGEAARRYADEWTVSITDVTPLAHEVHALVRAGDLDGARRLLPREEPYPTPDGLLDRLVGTGPAVAA from the coding sequence ATGGAAGAACCGCACCAGCGCGTCCGCGCGCTCCGCACGGACACGACCGTCACCGTCTACCAGGCCTACTCCCCCGCCATCGGCCTGCCCGCCGCGCGCGAGGGGCGGTTCCCGGCGTCCTGGAAGCGGGACCGGATGACGTGGATCAAGCCGTCGTTCCTGTGGATGATGTACCGCTGCGGCTGGGCGGCCAAGGAGGCCCAGGAGACCGTCCTCGCCGTCGAGATCCGCCGGGCCGGTTTCGAGTGGGCGCTGCGCCACGCCTGCCTCTCGCACTACCGCGCCGGGCTGCACGCCTCCCCGGAGGCGTGGCGGCGGGAGCTGCGCGACGCCCCCGCCCGCGTCCAGTGGGACCCGGAGCGCGACCTGCACCTGCGCCCGCTGCCGTACCGGTCCCTCCAGCTGGGCCTGGCGGGCGAGGCGGCCCGGCGGTACGCGGACGAGTGGACGGTGTCGATCACCGACGTCACGCCGCTCGCCCACGAGGTCCACGCCCTGGTCCGCGCGGGCGACCTCGACGGCGCACGGCGGCTGCTGCCCCGGGAGGAGCCGTACCCGACGCCCGACGGACTGCTGGACCGGCTGGTCGGCACGGGCCCGGCGGTTGCCGCGTGA
- a CDS encoding GH92 family glycosyl hydrolase has product MRLRPLRTAVVLAAVSLLVAGSPPAVQASPARPAAPAQEFTTSFEPDEAPPTWRDTVETGPDGRERARGVDGAFAAGIPGDVTDRVTGVRASGEHAEAGETKENLLDSEPTTKWLTLAPTAWLEFTLEEPLPVVSYALTSANDHAARDPRAWTLHGSADGTRWTPLDTRENETFPERFRTRTYHFANTTRYAHYRLEITANNGAPATLQLADVHLSDGDGTAPAPRTMRSHVDRGPAGSPTAKAHAGFTGLRALRYAGTHRAAGPGHSYNKVFDVHVAVGPTTELSYRIHPSLPAGPGGTGADLTYPATHVAVDLAFTDGTYLSGLRATDSHGGVLTPRGQAAAKRLYANQWNQVTAGIGAVAAGRVVDRILVAYDAPRGPARFQGWLDDVTLSRAAPEPAHVHPSAYVSTVRGTHSSGAFSRGNTFPATAVPHGFNFWTPVTNAASKSWLYEYARGNTANNLPALQAFSASHEPSPWMGDRQTFQVMPSAAPGPGAPPTERAARALEFRHGNESARPHHYRVRFENGLTAEIAPADHAATMRFTFPGDDASVVFDNITQEGGLTLDPATSSFTGYSDVKSGLSTGATRMFVHGVFDAPVTASSAEGVRGFLRFAAGRDRTVHLRMATSLISVEQARRNLAAEIPAGTPFAAVAAAARAQWDRLLGRVRVEGATRDQLTTLYSGLYRLYLYPNSGHERVDGRWRYASPFSPQTGPDTPTHTGAKIVDGKVYVNNGFWDTYRTTWPAYSFLTPRRAGELVDGFVQQYRDGGWISRWSSPGYADLMTGTSSDVAFADAYVKGVRFDAEAAYEAALKNATVLPPGRGVGRKGMATSPFTGYASTETHEGLSWSMEGYVNDFGLARMARELHRRTGEARYGEEAAYFLDRARGYVALFDAEAGFFQGRDARGRWRVPSASYDPRVWGYDYTETNGWGYAFTAPQDSRGLANLYGGRAGLAAKLDAYFSTPETGAPEFAGSYGGVIHEMTEARDVRMGMYGHSNQVAHHVAYMYDAAGQPWKTQEKVREVLSRLYVGSEIGQGYHGDEDNGEQSAWYLFSALGFYPLVMGAGEYAVGSPLFTKATVRTDDGAVLVVKAPRNSPRNVYVQGLRVNGRQWTSTALPHGLLARGGTLEFDMGPRPSTWGTGADAAPASVTRDDRVPVPRRDALSGPGPLFDDTSATAGPVSGAVELPVPGPVRAVQYTLTSAAAAAAPDGWVLEGSTDGARWREVDRRSGEVFRWDRQTRVFTVARPGAYRAYRLVAADAGAGAGRELAEVELLARPPRG; this is encoded by the coding sequence ATGCGGTTACGACCTCTTCGCACGGCCGTCGTCCTGGCGGCCGTCTCGCTGCTCGTGGCCGGATCGCCCCCGGCCGTACAGGCGTCACCGGCCCGACCTGCGGCCCCGGCACAGGAGTTCACCACCTCGTTCGAACCCGACGAGGCCCCGCCCACCTGGCGCGACACCGTCGAGACCGGCCCGGACGGCCGGGAGCGGGCCCGGGGTGTGGACGGCGCCTTCGCCGCGGGCATCCCCGGCGACGTGACGGACCGGGTCACCGGGGTGCGGGCCAGCGGGGAGCACGCGGAGGCCGGCGAGACGAAGGAGAATCTGCTCGACTCCGAACCCACCACGAAATGGCTCACCTTAGCCCCGACCGCCTGGCTCGAATTCACGCTGGAGGAACCGCTCCCGGTCGTCTCCTACGCCCTCACCTCCGCCAACGACCACGCCGCGCGCGACCCGCGCGCCTGGACGCTCCACGGCTCCGCCGACGGCACGCGCTGGACGCCCCTCGACACCCGCGAGAACGAGACGTTCCCGGAACGCTTCCGGACACGCACGTACCACTTCGCCAACACCACCCGGTACGCGCACTACCGGCTGGAAATCACCGCCAACAACGGCGCCCCCGCCACCCTGCAACTCGCCGACGTCCACCTCTCGGACGGGGACGGCACGGCCCCCGCGCCGCGGACCATGCGCAGCCACGTCGACCGGGGCCCGGCCGGCTCCCCCACCGCCAAGGCGCACGCCGGTTTCACCGGCCTGCGGGCGCTGCGGTACGCCGGGACGCACCGGGCGGCGGGGCCGGGGCACTCGTACAACAAGGTCTTCGACGTGCACGTCGCGGTCGGGCCCACCACGGAGCTGTCGTACCGGATCCACCCCTCCCTGCCCGCGGGGCCCGGCGGCACCGGGGCCGACCTGACGTACCCCGCGACGCACGTCGCCGTGGACCTGGCCTTCACCGACGGGACCTACCTCAGCGGCCTGCGCGCCACCGACAGCCACGGCGGGGTGCTCACGCCGCGCGGCCAGGCCGCCGCGAAGCGCCTCTACGCCAACCAGTGGAACCAGGTCACGGCCGGCATCGGCGCGGTCGCCGCCGGCCGCGTCGTGGACCGGATCCTGGTGGCGTACGACGCGCCGCGGGGACCCGCCCGCTTCCAGGGGTGGCTCGACGACGTCACGCTGAGCCGCGCGGCGCCCGAACCGGCGCACGTCCATCCCTCCGCGTACGTCTCGACGGTGCGCGGGACCCACTCCAGCGGCGCCTTCTCGCGCGGCAACACCTTCCCCGCGACGGCCGTGCCGCACGGCTTCAACTTCTGGACGCCGGTGACGAACGCCGCGTCGAAGAGCTGGCTGTACGAGTACGCGCGCGGCAACACCGCGAACAACCTGCCCGCGCTCCAGGCGTTCAGCGCCAGCCACGAGCCGAGCCCCTGGATGGGCGACCGGCAGACGTTCCAGGTGATGCCGTCGGCGGCGCCGGGGCCGGGGGCGCCACCCACCGAACGGGCCGCCCGCGCGCTGGAGTTCCGTCACGGCAACGAGTCGGCGCGACCTCACCACTACCGGGTCCGCTTCGAGAACGGCCTCACGGCGGAGATCGCCCCGGCGGACCACGCGGCGACGATGCGGTTCACGTTCCCCGGTGACGACGCGTCGGTGGTCTTCGACAACATCACGCAGGAGGGCGGGCTGACGCTCGATCCGGCGACGAGCTCCTTCACCGGCTACTCGGACGTGAAGAGCGGTCTGTCGACGGGCGCGACGCGGATGTTCGTCCACGGTGTGTTCGACGCGCCGGTCACCGCCTCGTCGGCGGAGGGCGTCCGGGGCTTCCTGCGGTTCGCGGCGGGCCGGGACCGGACGGTGCACCTGCGGATGGCGACGTCGCTGATCAGCGTGGAACAGGCGCGGCGCAACCTCGCCGCGGAGATCCCGGCGGGCACGCCGTTCGCCGCGGTGGCGGCCGCGGCGCGGGCGCAGTGGGACCGCCTCCTCGGCCGGGTGCGCGTGGAGGGCGCGACGCGCGACCAGCTCACGACGCTCTACTCCGGCCTGTACCGGCTGTATCTGTACCCCAACTCCGGCCATGAGCGGGTCGACGGCCGGTGGCGCTACGCCAGCCCGTTCTCCCCGCAGACCGGCCCGGACACCCCGACGCACACCGGCGCGAAGATCGTCGACGGGAAGGTGTACGTCAACAACGGCTTCTGGGACACCTACCGGACGACGTGGCCCGCCTACTCCTTCCTCACCCCGCGCCGGGCGGGGGAACTGGTGGACGGCTTCGTCCAGCAGTACCGGGACGGCGGCTGGATCTCCCGCTGGTCGTCGCCGGGGTACGCCGACCTGATGACCGGCACGTCCTCGGACGTGGCGTTCGCCGACGCGTACGTCAAGGGCGTCCGCTTCGACGCGGAGGCGGCGTACGAGGCGGCGCTGAAGAACGCGACGGTGCTCCCGCCGGGCCGGGGCGTGGGCCGCAAGGGCATGGCCACCTCCCCCTTCACCGGGTACGCCTCGACGGAGACGCACGAGGGCCTGTCCTGGTCGATGGAGGGGTACGTCAACGACTTCGGCCTGGCGCGGATGGCGCGCGAGCTGCACCGCAGGACCGGCGAGGCCCGCTACGGGGAGGAGGCCGCGTACTTCCTGGACCGGGCGCGCGGCTACGTGGCGCTCTTCGACGCGGAGGCCGGCTTCTTCCAGGGGCGCGACGCGCGCGGCCGGTGGCGGGTGCCGTCGGCCTCGTACGACCCGCGCGTGTGGGGGTACGACTACACCGAGACCAACGGCTGGGGGTACGCCTTCACCGCCCCGCAGGACAGCCGGGGCTTGGCCAACCTGTACGGCGGGCGCGCCGGTCTCGCGGCGAAGCTCGACGCGTACTTCTCGACACCGGAGACGGGCGCGCCCGAGTTCGCCGGCTCGTACGGCGGCGTCATCCACGAGATGACGGAGGCGCGGGACGTGCGGATGGGCATGTACGGCCACTCCAACCAGGTCGCCCACCACGTCGCGTACATGTACGACGCGGCGGGGCAGCCGTGGAAGACGCAGGAGAAGGTCCGCGAGGTGCTGTCCCGGCTGTACGTCGGCAGCGAGATCGGCCAGGGCTACCACGGCGACGAGGACAACGGCGAGCAGTCGGCCTGGTACCTGTTCTCCGCGCTCGGCTTCTACCCGCTGGTGATGGGCGCGGGCGAGTACGCCGTCGGGTCGCCGCTGTTCACCAAGGCGACGGTGCGCACCGACGACGGGGCGGTGCTCGTCGTCAAGGCCCCGCGCAACAGCCCCCGGAACGTCTACGTGCAGGGACTGCGGGTCAACGGCCGGCAGTGGACGTCGACGGCGCTGCCGCACGGGCTCCTCGCGCGGGGCGGGACGCTGGAGTTCGACATGGGGCCGCGGCCCTCGACGTGGGGCACGGGCGCGGACGCGGCGCCCGCCTCCGTCACCCGGGACGACCGCGTGCCCGTGCCGCGGCGCGACGCCCTGTCGGGTCCCGGCCCGCTGTTCGACGACACGTCGGCGACGGCGGGGCCGGTGTCGGGCGCGGTGGAGCTGCCGGTGCCGGGGCCGGTCCGCGCGGTCCAGTACACCCTGACCTCCGCGGCCGCGGCGGCCGCGCCGGACGGCTGGGTGTTGGAGGGCTCGACGGACGGCGCCCGCTGGCGGGAGGTGGACCGCCGGTCGGGCGAGGTCTTCCGCTGGGACCGCCAGACGCGGGTGTTCACGGTGGCCCGGCCGGGGGCGTACAGGGCCTACCGGCTGGTCGCCGCGGACGCGGGAGCGGGAGCGGGCCGGGAGCTGGCGGAGGTGGAACTCCTGGCCCGGCCACCCCGCGGGTGA
- the ngcE gene encoding N-acetylglucosamine/diacetylchitobiose ABC transporter substrate-binding protein, which translates to MGSTSARNDGDDGSTPEGGRGRAGHGRRELLRRSAALGLIAVPATGLLSACATGGGGGGGDGATAPAGEKTEKNPLGVKEGAPLEAFIFKGGLGDQYAKDAEADYKATYKADVKHTGTQQVGPKLTPRFAGGNPPDVIDNSGADHLDMNKLSTQGQLQDLAALLDAPSLDDPAKKVRDTIHPSTVEKGRHGDTFDVLYYAFTIYGTWYSQKLLESKGWAYPRTLDEMVALCGEIKKAGIAPWTYAGKYPYYVHFNLFAQIAKIGGMEKWTAIDNLEPGAWTSNDAVRQVVEHYEELAAKKYFLEGSQGLTHIQSQTAWNRGKAVFLPNGSWVENESAPTTPDGFGMAVGALFDGTGDAMPHGTLRAEPSEPYIVAAKGANPVGGMELLRIMLSRKHAQNFATKVKSLTCVVDATEGMSLSPGLASASKVFKEAGDHLISLQLQEWYPALTDEKIGGLTGQLLAGELKAADWIRKTQAEADKVAKDPSVTKFKRTA; encoded by the coding sequence ATGGGATCCACCTCCGCCCGCAACGACGGCGACGACGGTTCCACTCCCGAGGGCGGCCGCGGCCGCGCGGGCCACGGCCGCCGAGAACTGCTGCGGCGGTCCGCCGCGCTCGGCCTGATCGCCGTACCCGCCACGGGCCTGCTGTCCGCCTGCGCGACCGGGGGCGGCGGTGGCGGCGGCGACGGCGCGACCGCCCCCGCCGGCGAGAAGACCGAGAAGAACCCGCTCGGCGTCAAGGAGGGCGCCCCGCTGGAGGCGTTCATCTTCAAGGGCGGCCTCGGCGACCAGTACGCGAAGGACGCCGAGGCCGACTACAAGGCCACGTACAAGGCGGACGTGAAGCACACCGGCACCCAGCAGGTGGGCCCCAAGCTCACCCCGCGCTTCGCCGGCGGCAACCCGCCCGACGTCATCGACAACTCCGGCGCCGACCACCTGGACATGAACAAGCTCTCCACGCAGGGGCAGCTCCAGGACCTCGCCGCCCTCCTGGACGCCCCGTCCCTGGACGACCCGGCGAAGAAGGTCCGGGACACCATCCACCCCAGCACCGTGGAGAAGGGCAGGCACGGCGACACCTTCGACGTGCTGTACTACGCCTTCACCATCTACGGCACCTGGTACTCGCAGAAGCTGCTGGAGTCGAAGGGCTGGGCGTACCCGCGGACCCTCGACGAGATGGTCGCGCTCTGCGGCGAGATCAAGAAGGCGGGCATCGCGCCCTGGACGTACGCCGGCAAGTATCCGTACTACGTCCACTTCAACCTCTTCGCCCAGATCGCCAAGATCGGCGGCATGGAGAAGTGGACCGCCATCGACAACCTGGAGCCCGGCGCCTGGACGTCCAACGACGCGGTCCGCCAAGTCGTCGAGCACTACGAGGAGCTGGCCGCGAAGAAGTACTTCCTGGAGGGCAGCCAGGGCCTGACGCACATCCAGTCCCAGACCGCCTGGAACCGGGGGAAGGCCGTCTTCCTCCCCAACGGCTCCTGGGTGGAGAACGAGTCGGCGCCGACGACCCCCGACGGCTTCGGGATGGCGGTGGGCGCGCTCTTCGACGGCACGGGCGACGCGATGCCGCACGGCACCCTGCGCGCCGAGCCGAGCGAGCCGTACATCGTCGCCGCGAAGGGCGCGAACCCGGTCGGCGGCATGGAGCTGCTGCGCATCATGCTGTCGCGCAAGCACGCGCAGAACTTCGCCACCAAGGTGAAGTCCCTGACCTGCGTGGTCGACGCCACCGAGGGCATGTCCCTCTCGCCGGGGCTCGCCTCGGCCAGCAAGGTCTTCAAGGAGGCCGGCGACCACCTGATCAGCCTCCAGCTCCAGGAGTGGTACCCGGCGCTCACCGACGAGAAGATCGGCGGCCTCACCGGTCAGCTGCTCGCCGGCGAGCTGAAGGCCGCCGACTGGATCAGGAAGACCCAGGCGGAGGCCGACAAGGTGGCCAAGGACCCGTCCGTCACGAAGTTCAAGCGCACCGCCTGA
- a CDS encoding carbohydrate ABC transporter permease, whose product MQHGKYRFIVGFLAPPLLVYAVFVVSPFVQAFQISLTDWSGLVGTARFVGADNFVRLWESEEFWNALRHNVYMLALVPLVTLALGLFFAFMLNVGGRRRPNQVVAGVAGSRLYTFVFFLPQVISITIIAVIWFNIYNPDPDDGMLNSLLDAVGLEGLQNAWLGEKSLALWCISAVMVWGHVGFFVVLFSAAMASIPRDVYEAALLDGAGRSHTFFRITLPLLWDTVQTGWVYMGIIALDAFALVQIMSVNMGGPDGATDVMPLRLYLTAFRDSQYGFAAAMGVAMLVVTMAFAVLTLRFARRERIEY is encoded by the coding sequence ATGCAACACGGCAAGTACCGATTCATCGTGGGCTTCCTCGCCCCACCTCTGCTCGTCTACGCCGTCTTCGTCGTCTCGCCGTTCGTCCAGGCCTTCCAGATCTCGCTGACGGACTGGTCGGGCCTGGTCGGCACGGCCCGCTTCGTCGGCGCCGACAACTTCGTCCGGCTGTGGGAGAGCGAGGAGTTCTGGAACGCGCTGCGCCACAACGTCTACATGCTGGCCCTCGTGCCGCTGGTCACGCTCGCCCTCGGCCTGTTCTTCGCGTTCATGCTCAACGTGGGCGGCAGGCGGCGGCCGAACCAGGTCGTCGCCGGTGTGGCGGGCTCCCGCCTCTACACGTTCGTGTTCTTCCTCCCGCAGGTCATCTCCATCACGATCATCGCGGTCATCTGGTTCAACATCTACAACCCGGACCCGGACGACGGCATGCTCAACTCCCTCCTCGACGCGGTCGGCCTGGAGGGGCTGCAGAACGCCTGGCTGGGGGAGAAGAGCCTCGCGCTGTGGTGCATCAGCGCGGTCATGGTCTGGGGGCACGTGGGCTTCTTCGTCGTCCTGTTCTCCGCCGCGATGGCGTCCATCCCCCGCGACGTGTACGAGGCGGCCCTGCTGGACGGGGCGGGCCGCTCCCACACCTTCTTCCGGATCACGCTGCCGCTGCTCTGGGACACCGTGCAGACCGGCTGGGTGTACATGGGGATCATCGCCCTGGACGCGTTCGCCCTGGTGCAGATCATGTCGGTGAACATGGGCGGACCGGACGGCGCCACCGACGTCATGCCGCTCAGGCTCTACCTGACGGCCTTCCGCGACAGCCAGTACGGCTTCGCGGCCGCGATGGGCGTCGCGATGCTCGTCGTGACGATGGCCTTCGCCGTGCTCACGCTGCGCTTCGCGCGCCGTGAGCGGATCGAGTACTGA
- a CDS encoding carbohydrate ABC transporter permease, with protein sequence MASPRTPRPSAGPGRPGVRPSGGGVLNVFSHGILVLWALMVGVPLLWVLWSAFKDSSGILTDPWGLPTVLHWENWSNAWNEANMGRYFVNTAIVVGGSVTGTMVLGSMAAYVLARFTFPGNRFVYYLFVAGMSFPVFMLVIPLFFVMRDFPGTSLLATYHGLILVYIAYSLPFTVFFMTAFFRTLPTSVAEAALIDGASHTRTFFQVMLPMAKPGLISIGIFNFLGQWNQYLLPMVLNQQEDKYVLTQGLAMIALQQGYENDWGALMAGMVIAMLPVLVVYAVFQRQVQAGLTSGALK encoded by the coding sequence CTGGCGTCCCCGCGCACCCCCCGCCCGTCGGCGGGCCCTGGGCGCCCCGGGGTCCGCCCGTCCGGGGGCGGCGTCCTCAACGTCTTCTCGCACGGCATCCTCGTGCTGTGGGCGCTGATGGTCGGCGTCCCGCTGCTGTGGGTGCTGTGGAGCGCCTTCAAGGACAGCAGCGGCATCCTCACCGACCCGTGGGGGCTGCCGACGGTCCTGCACTGGGAGAACTGGTCCAACGCCTGGAACGAGGCGAACATGGGCCGCTACTTCGTGAACACGGCGATCGTCGTGGGCGGTTCCGTCACCGGCACGATGGTGCTGGGGTCGATGGCCGCGTACGTGCTGGCCCGCTTCACCTTCCCCGGCAACCGGTTCGTCTACTACCTGTTCGTGGCCGGGATGTCCTTCCCCGTCTTCATGCTGGTGATCCCGCTCTTCTTCGTGATGCGGGACTTCCCCGGCACCTCGCTGCTGGCGACGTACCACGGGCTGATCCTCGTCTACATCGCGTACTCGCTGCCCTTCACCGTCTTCTTCATGACGGCGTTCTTCCGGACGCTGCCCACGTCGGTGGCGGAGGCGGCGCTGATCGACGGCGCCTCGCACACCCGGACGTTCTTCCAGGTCATGCTGCCGATGGCGAAGCCGGGACTGATCAGCATCGGGATCTTCAACTTCCTGGGGCAGTGGAACCAGTACCTGCTGCCGATGGTGCTGAACCAGCAGGAGGACAAGTACGTCCTCACCCAGGGCCTGGCGATGATCGCCCTGCAGCAGGGGTACGAGAACGACTGGGGCGCGCTCATGGCCGGCATGGTGATCGCGATGCTGCCCGTGCTGGTGGTGTACGCCGTCTTCCAGCGGCAGGTGCAGGCGGGGCTCACCTCCGGCGCCCTGAAGTAG